The Pieris napi chromosome 9, ilPieNapi1.2, whole genome shotgun sequence genomic sequence agtttttaaaggtAAATTCATCGTGGCGTAAAACCGGGAATTCCTAAGTTCGATTTGCGGTAAAACAATAAACTGGTCGGGTTTGTTAGGTAAATAAAGCTGATCGCGTATTTGCCTATAACAATATACAAAAGTCTGCTTTGTACCGAAACcaacaacattttttaaaaatactgaaaACTTCGAACGTTTtagctttaattttaataacaccCTTTAAGACATTACGGATTTATTTAGCCTATTTTCTGCCTCGTTATGTTTactattaaatcattaatgtGCACAATAAACagtcataaaataaatgcttaaTATGCATTACACATACATCTTTGTACGTTGTACTTAATTATACTAATGAATGAGCATTACCTTCATAACGATCATTATATTACGTAGATATAAACTAGAttacagatatatttaaaagcctGGTATCTCGGTAATATGTCGTAATAGAACAcatatttcattgtttttaatataactttattaaagagcagtgttggccaagtggcttcagcgtgcgcctctcatccctgaggccgAAGGTTCATctatggactttctgtctatgtgcgcatttaacattcgctcgaagggtgaaggaaaacatcgtgagaaaactggCTTGCCCTAGACCgaaaacgtcgacggcgtgtccgccacaggaggctgatcaccttcttgcctaaaaaagttgtagcgctactgttttattttatttcattatgtcagtgagattattaattaactgaacttaaattgtttaaaatagtttacgTTCCAACTAaatcttacaaaatataacagtCTAATGACTTGTAAATCACAAATTCCCTAAGAAAACTGAGTTTACCTAATTCTACTAACAtagctttttaattattattatcactaacactttaattaatgaatgGACTGTATCGtctgacaaaaaaacaatatcatattattttcGCACTTTTTAAGTGAAGCACGAGCATctatcacagcgtaaacataatttgacagaaagtgACAACGTCGTACTTCAAATACTCAATTAAGTGTTTTTTGTTACAGATTGAAATAAGTTCAAGCGCGTTAACCGACGTCATTCACGCGGTCATTAATGGAACGGACGGTTGCCTCTTCTGCTTCGGACATGCAGGTTTGGGTAGGTATCAAATCCTTATCAGCGCCCATACAAATATTGtgctaagggagcgttcaagtattacgtaacgaattttgggaggggggggggtccttttgtaaaatgttacgatgcagggcggggattgaattacgccttattgttaatattattttcaactttccagtactttacaccacataatggtaacgtTTAGGTATAAAGCCGTTTTccattgggtacagaaaaacgttacgcgTTACatgagggggggggggatctTGACGaagcgtgacgtaatacttgaacgctccttaAGCTACTTAgcaaaaattaacattaaattaaatagataagGTGTTTAAAGCATCGTTGAGTTATTCTTTCTTGGAAATCTACTGAACTGTTTTCGTGGACTTAGATAGTCGGATGAACGCAATCACGAATTCATTCATCAAAATCCTTACATTAATGACTAATGTTTAGAACaggttttaaatacattttcaataaTGTTAAGCACAAAACATTATGACTTTTACCTGCTAACCAAAGCTCTTATTTATCAAACTTTCAATTAAGACGGGGTTCCCCATTTCCATGCAAATGCTTCGCGGAAACTTGCGCGCCCGTGGTCTAATAAATACTGCAAGTACCAAAActgaatatttaaacttacttgTACCTAATTTAGAACTTACCAACTTTTACACTAAAGATTCTTGGAGCTAAGATTGTGATATTACAGGAAGTTTCTAGCAAATGTTTTAATGCAATATGCACTTTGTGGAAGGCGAATCTGTATAAGCTAGCAGTgttgcattttttatattcgtcATAAATTCTAAGACCATCATTGAATAGACAAAATATTGtagtttttgattttaataaatatacacattttttatacgtatttaataatataaaattaaataaatgtattatttattcctaAAATGTGTATTGATAttccttattattatttatatataatatttttttgtattactttagattaaggttctataattttttttatataacatttggttatgcacttcttgcacttaactcttaatatttctttttttaggttttctcTTTCTCTCAAgtttgcctggaagagatcgcttgttagcgataaggccgcccgttgcatcccttataatttttatttattgtgttattttctttaatatatttttatatcagagGTAACTGCATAGCCTTTAAACCTTTCCTACCACGAACAGTTTACATTAACCGCAAAGCAAATATTCCGCGCGAAAATCCCATAACTCCGTGATatttgttcaaaattaaacttggaaataattaaaacgagGTCCTAATTATTCACTCGGTGGGACGACAATCCCGAAAATAAGCAGCCACATCGCACAACTTTCGCCGCGACTCAATTTGCATATAGAACCGTAATCCCTCACAATGTCTTCTGCGTTCATTGTTTTCTATTGATTACAATAAGCGGGTTGTAATTCCATGTAGGCGTTAggtctgtatttttttaaatgacgtacaaaaatttattagagCAATATTGATACTTGTTGGCCCAATAAAGCTCCAAATAGACACAAATCTgcgtattttcatttataaatttattataggcAAGTCGGTGATAAGgcgttaatttttaaatgtacaatATTTCGCTTTCCTCGCGACTTTTTTCGTTACATTATAAACGGCACACAAagactaattaattattttattaattttgttaattttaatataaattaccgggatttatatatacaaaccTCACGATTCATCAAACGCGTATTTGATCGTGTAGCACTGTTATATAacttatatgtttttaaaattttaacaaacgATATTTGTGTTggtataatttaaatctacTCTTTCATGCGGTTTACCTTATGCCATTCGCTAAGACACTGTGCAACTTAGATTAGTAAGTTTCGTAACAATAAGAAAAGCTTACAAAGACAagtcattttaaaaaagttgaacTTTAATAAGTGTCACCTATTTTATACAAGTATCCAAAAATGTGGCTACTAATATCTCAAAAGCTAACCAATTTTGATTCCTTTACATAGAACCTTTGACGAAGTTCAGATTTGTccgtgtttaatattattattcttataatatttatcatttgTTCTAGGCAAATCGTACACAATGTTGGGGCGACCGGACGCATCTTCCCTTGGAGTGATCCCTTGTGCCATTTCCTGGCTGTTCAGGGGGATTGCTGAACAACGACACAAGTGCGGGACACGATTTTCTGTTCGCGTATCCGCTGTAGAGTTATGCACTAACACGAATCAAATTCGAGATTTGTTGGCCCCTTACCATAACGGTATGTTTGATTTACgaattacttttatactgCAAATTGAAGTTCGTCGACATACTGACGAGTAATGTTATCAGTACCTCAATTCTGTACCTTTGTTTTAAAGACTGATTTTtcaagaataattaaattgttttgattatttcTAATACATTGGTATTTACAGCcatattctaaatattaaaaatagtccGTTATGAAAACATTCTAGTAAGTATTAATTGATTGGTACTATATCGAAATCACGTAAAATTACCATATTCTTACATTCTTATATACTTATACTCTTTTTCTTGGATAAGGAAAAATATGgctatattttaaacttttcttttCTATAGTTGCGAAACCGATGTTACTTTTCTtggtttgttttaaataataatgttaaatttattttcattatttcaaTAGCATGTGCAGGAATAGGTAGTCCTTAATTCAGTTTTAGTTAGAAAACATTTAAGTAGAACTGAATTCCGTCATattgatgttttttatatcttcAACAGATACGGAACAATCACCAGGCGTATACCTTCGTGACGATCCGCTGTTTGGGACTCATTTACAAAACCAGTCTGAGTTAAGGGTGCACAGCGCTGAGAAAGCGGCTTTCTACCTAGATGCAGCTCTTCAAACTCGTGGTGCGAGAGAAGAAGGAAAAGACAGCCACCTACTATACACTCTCCATGTTTACCAGTACAGTGTTGGCGGCAAAGGCGCAggtagtatttaattaaaaagtacttttgaGGATTTCTTCATAGACATAACGTAAAATACCAAAATTATTATCGTATCCtctatgttatattatatagatgactcttttaataatataaattttattgtgatttaattttaaattagagATCTTAAcgcttttgttatattatacatttgttCCTCGTAAATATTACTACGGTTGGAATCTTAATCAACATTATAAATGTGTAGATGTATGTGATAAGGATCCTCATGACTAAGTGTACGTTAGATATTATAGAGATTGTTAATAAGAATCTAAAGCTGCAGAGTACATTTTCAAAggctttataatattttacgcaGGCAAGAGGATTTTCAGTAATacctatttttctttatttacagtTGCCGGAGGACGAAGCCGATTACATCTAATCGACTTAGGAAACTCAGAACGCGGAAAAACTAACGGAGGGATACCTTTATCTGGCTTAGGAAATATACTACTAGCAATTTTCAATGGCCAACGACATTTGCCCTACCGAGATCACAATCTAACCCACGTCTTAAAGGAATGTCTTGGTTCCTTGACTTGCCACACAGCTATGATAGTACATGTTTCCCCAAATGTACAAAGTTACACCGATACGTTGACAACATTGCAGTTAGCATCCCGAGTACATCGTCTGCGTcgtagaaaaattaaatatcctTCAAATAATAATGCTGGCTCTGGCGGCAGTTCTGGCGAGGATGCATCTAAGCCAAGCAGTAGTGAACCTGACCCATCAAGCAGTGATCTATCAGCAGATACAGTTATATATGTGGGCCCATTAGACGATGCGACCGATGGAGAGCATCCACCTGTCTATATTCCTCATATAAGCTCGGGGGATATCAAAAGTTCCCTTAGCAAAACGTTAAGAGGCTCGATCTTAGATCAAAAACACAAATCGGCCTTATCAAAAGTTGTAGAAGAAAAAAGTCCTGTACATAAACTGTATGCAACTCCCAAATCTTCTCCGCTAAAAACTGCTTTACCATCTGCATATACTCCGAAGTCGTCACCTTTGCATACAGCTATACCAAAAGCTGTACCCATAAAAAAAGCAATGCCCAAACACGCAGAAGATGGTAAAAGTACAAGTGACGAACAATGGATCGATGGACCCAGAATCTCTAAATCTAAACTAGCAGAGGCTCGccataatattatcaaagaaacTCAAGGAAATAAGAAAGAAACTTGGATAGACGGACCTATGCAAGAATCAAAATTGCCATTACAATTTGAATCAGTACCAATACCACCAAATGTTAATTCTGTGTCACTTCAACTCGGAATACTAAACTCTTATACTGGTGAAAATATTGGGTATGGTTATATGGACAACCATAAGAAAAACATGATAAGAAAGTGGGTTGAAAATCAAACTTgtcaaatacaaaaatctcGACATAATTCCCCtagtcataaaccacaacaaCCTTCCAAAGAGTCAAGTTCAAAATTACCGGATGAAAATGAAGCTACTCATAGAATGGAAGCAACTAAAGATTCAAGGCGCATTCATGTAGAAGAGTCTACTATTAGAACCGGGCTAAAAGCGGGTTCAAAATCAATAGCCATAGAAGAAGAAAATTTTTGTCCACCTGATGCAAGTACATCGTCTAAAAAAGTATCTGGCCAAACCAAATCGATAGCTAAAAGCGAAGTAGACGAAGATGATGATAGTGAAGAACTAGCAGAAATACCCCCCGCTTTACCTTTGATACAGCCGAGTAGCCTAAGTAGTAGAGAAGTGTCAATGGAAAGTTTAgatagtaaatataaagaaagaaTGAGAATGGGAGATGAAATTGTATCTAATCACAGTAGAGATATCGATCATCATGGAATGAGTAAAGGCCCGGCTGATGATGAGGATGAAATACTAGAAATAATTGAAGTTGAAGAACCTTTAGAGCCTGTTCCTATGCAAGATTGCTGTCTTCAAGTAACTGAAGAAGATATTGCATTTTGTATGGGGCTTACCAACTTTGAaggtgatgatgatgaagATCATCCACTTAGAATTTTAAGTCAAGAAAATCTAACAGTAGCCTCAACATTTACTGACACACTGTCATTATATAGTGAAGTTGAACGCCAAATAAGAAATGAGGCTTATCTAAGGCAAACTATGGAATTTTATGCTCAAACTTTTGGTGAAAATCCTGATATTAACCCTCATGCCAGTTTACCTACGTCTAGATCAAGAATAGATGATCTCATTGAATTAACAGAAATGTATGGTCCTAGAAAATTATCAGATGGAAATAGTTTTGCAGCAACGAGAATAGCACCTCAGTTTCAGTCTATGTCGTTATGTAATGTTAGAGATACGGATGATTACCACGCAGATGGGTCTGTGTATAGTGAGCCAGCGTACAGACCAAGTGATAAAATTTGTGATAGTTGTAAACGAACAATGTCGAGACCGGGTAGTGTTGTTGGTGAATGCGAAGTATATCAAAATTTAGAAATAGCACATAATGACTGCTATGGTCCATTTGAAAGATATAGAGGCAATGACATCACTGATGCTCGAATAGCTTCACTAAGACATCCAGATGGTGCCTCTGATCCTAATCTTCGGGAAGAAAATCGAATACCAGGAAATGGTGCTCCTTCGAGTACTTTTCGggaattaaaatcaaatttgcatTTGGAGGTTAAACCTCCTGCGGTTACGGTCGAACCACGTTCTGAGAAGGGGGACAAGGGCGTAGCTAGAGTGATAGCTAGTTCCAAACAAGACGGTTACGATAGTGGTCACGAATCAACTCCGAGAACAGGCAAGCACAGTCCAGCCGGAACATCAAGAAGAGCAGAATCAGGTTACGATTCAGTTCCTAGAGACTCTGACGCGTCATCATTAGATTCGTACCCAACACGAAGAGCTGCCGTGGCGAGAGCACACGCAAAGAAACATACCACAGCTAAGTATAAGCAACACAGCGATCGATCGTTTTGCTCTTGGCTTAGAAATCCTTTTACATGTAAATATGCTGACACCGATCCTGAAATCAGTGACTTTTAATGTTCTCGGCGCCTATTTCTCCtctaaaacttatatcacTAAGCTACGTTACCGAATTTAATCTGGAGACTGCTTTTGTACTCTAGATATACGCGTATTTATACGACTATAAAAGCTTTGCGGTGAATGTATAATGTTAccattgtatttttgtaaacctTAAAGCTTTTAGCTCTGCtccgaaaaatattttaggacTACCTTAGTGACTTACCTTACCTGCCACATTGGCAAAATGTATATATCTAACTATGTTACACAACGAATATCGAACGGCTCTATAGTATTCTGCTCATTTTGTACTTTTATAATGTTTCTACTTTCTCTGTTATATTTTCTACTGTTAAAGCCTTTTGACATTGTAAATAGATCTAGAGTCTTCCTCAGTCTTCCGTAAATCAGGAGACATGACTTttctatacaatatttaacattttttccaATCACTTAATAATTTCCATTGGTCTTATATGATTATATTTAGTGTTAGTAATcaataatgaaaaatgttttataggATCTATGGCCTTAGAATTAGGATGATGCTTACGTTTTTAAGTGAATGGATTGAATGTTGTTATGTTTTAGTGATAAGACTGTTGTCATGGCCATATTGTAGCTTTAATTGCGGCTCGTCCGACTGTACATAACTATTGCAATCACTACGGCTTTATGAAATGTTAAACTTAGTTACTGCTTTACGTCAATGTTCTGttaattgtattcatattattataaatattatatatcgtAAATTCTACTATACGTTCGTATTAGTTCAAAATAAACTGTTCTATGAACTTGAGCGTCtcgttttatttaaaccttTTGGAATGCACGAGACCGTACCTGGTATATACGAGATACCGATTAGAAATTTGCGGTagattttataacattatggGAAAGTTTTTTCGTATAATATTtgctaaattatattatcaatatttccCCTATAGGTGGTTTACGAAAAAGATTATTTAGTAAGTTACTACTACAGCGTATCTCTATTGCTATTCTTTCAAAGTAAGCACAATCTCTTTTTAATcggcagctcatgtctgagcgaCGCGGTCAGCAAGGAAGTATCAgcggtttctgtccagcacaataacaatttatttaattattgtaaaaacacCTTCattcaaaaaaatgtttgtaaaaaaagtGTGTATCTCAAAGCACACACACGTTCACAATTCATCAGACAACGTTTACAAATATTGATAAAGACACAAACAATTATAACATACACTTAATTACTAACTcccatgaaaaatatatatagacaaATTTGTAAAACATAGTTTTACAAAGAATTCTTTTTGACGAAAACATCTTGCCAGATATTCtcagtattataaaataatattacgacGCTCCGTTAATGTATAATGAACTGAATATAAAACGATGAATACATAACGTTAAAACTTTGGCACCCTTGGGGCAAAGAATTGGGATAGAAACTTTTTACCCCGCACCAAACTTCAACCCAGTGCAGACCTATTATCTTTCATTTCTcttgtaatttaacattctccATTCGCCTCGGGAAAATCATGCTATCAAATGCGTTTTACCCTCTTTTCGAGGGTGACAACTTTTTTCATGGAAATCTCCCGATAATTCGTTAAAGTGGCAGCTCCTTGGCTTATAACGATTATCGGAGATTTTGCTCTATTTGAAGTGGGAAATCGACTGCGATAAGCTAAGCGTTATTGAGGCTATGTTTGCGGGACAAAGCTTAAGCCGGATTCATAACGTCTTCATAAGTATTAATAgaattgattaaaaagatacttataataaaacaattttttaccggattgaagttatgtatttacaattattttccataattttaaatttaaccgacgtttcgcgtgctttacagcgtgcgtggtcacggtgactataacacatttataattgttttattataaatgtgtgaaagttatgtcaataaagacaatactaaaaaGATACTTGTTTGTATGCAAAATCAAggatattttttgaataatcTTTATAATTGCCTTTAGGCATTTCAAACTGGTACACAGCTGATACGATAGAAAATAATTCTTTAACAATTCACTAACTTAACTTGACTTACTGACTTATTTTCCTATATCTATGCTCTTCATATGGGGCAGAGATCGTCCACAAAACTTCGGCTTCACATTCTTCCTTAAGCCTCCTACTTTACTTCAGACTCGTGCTTTGGAAAAACTCACTTAatacctatttatttttaagataaaagaTAGTTTATTATCTATCATATATTGGCCTTAAAGCGACCGACCGATAAATACAATGTTACGTGTTATCTCaaacataaattaacaaaataggTTCATAACAGTACCCAAAGAAATTCCCATCAACTGACGGTCGGTCTAACGATCCAGTATTTAATAATCCTCACAATACAATGCGACGGCAATAAGAACAAAACGCAAAGAATAAGGGAGGATAAAGACGTACAGCCGGACGTGATGCGGAGACATAATATACTTCACATCCAACATGCACACGAAAATAGCCTTAATCACGTCATAAAGAAGGAGGATAATAGATTAGCTAACCCGCGACGTGatatgaaagaaaaattttAGTAATAAGTAGAACATATGTATCAATGTTGCGTGGGGTTAATCTGAGTGACGTTTACAGTCAGTACGTTTATCACTAGTGGATTTTGtatgtgtttaataaatatagactaTAGACCTGTATTTTGTTCTATGACAACCGAAGTACTAccaa encodes the following:
- the LOC125052332 gene encoding kinesin-like protein CG14535 isoform X1; the protein is MNGASMRGGRRIPTPMPPSREAQYYANRTTPRLVGSDSSYKLSPHEIEALNVVKAATPKMDKNGYFSYVSSTAKKKKISLMQPRPPRMAFEEKRRPGVAERVDSSAVNAGEHRRVEAMSHRVLTDAPRARLFTQLESYQPRYHTIRENSDRKVESECKRRRNEQRKGHQSTVRSTKCSGGSPHRERRRREEEPQASGFSGALHRTPPHPPPALLRRLGVKEPTGVGKVKVMLRVGASGEGPFTSGTQTFSLDKRKKQVTLCETAPGASAPEDRKVGVAAPKMFAFDAIFSQDDSQIEISSSALTDVIHAVINGTDGCLFCFGHAGLGKSYTMLGRPDASSLGVIPCAISWLFRGIAEQRHKCGTRFSVRVSAVELCTNTNQIRDLLAPYHNDTEQSPGVYLRDDPLFGTHLQNQSELRVHSAEKAAFYLDAALQTRGAREEGKDSHLLYTLHVYQYSVGGKGAVAGGRSRLHLIDLGNSERGKTNGGIPLSGLGNILLAIFNGQRHLPYRDHNLTHVLKECLGSLTCHTAMIVHVSPNVQSYTDTLTTLQLASRVHRLRRRKIKYPSNNNAGSGGSSGEDASKPSSSEPDPSSSDLSADTVIYVGPLDDATDGEHPPVYIPHISSGDIKSSLSKTLRGSILDQKHKSALSKVVEEKSPVHKLYATPKSSPLKTALPSAYTPKSSPLHTAIPKAVPIKKAMPKHAEDGKSTSDEQWIDGPRISKSKLAEARHNIIKETQGNKKETWIDGPMQESKLPLQFESVPIPPNVNSVSLQLGILNSYTGENIGYGYMDNHKKNMIRKWVENQTCQIQKSRHNSPSHKPQQPSKESSSKLPDENEATHRMEATKDSRRIHVEESTIRTGLKAGSKSIAIEEENFCPPDASTSSKKVSGQTKSIAKSEVDEDDDSEELAEIPPALPLIQPSSLSSREVSMESLDSKYKERMRMGDEIVSNHSRDIDHHGMSKGPADDEDEILEIIEVEEPLEPVPMQDCCLQVTEEDIAFCMGLTNFEGDDDEDHPLRILSQENLTVASTFTDTLSLYSEVERQIRNEAYLRQTMEFYAQTFGENPDINPHASLPTSRSRIDDLIELTEMYGPRKLSDGNSFAATRIAPQFQSMSLCNVRDTDDYHADGSVYSEPAYRPSDKICDSCKRTMSRPGSVVGECEVYQNLEIAHNDCYGPFERYRGNDITDARIASLRHPDGASDPNLREENRIPGNGAPSSTFRELKSNLHLEVKPPAVTVEPRSEKGDKGVARVIASSKQDGYDSGHESTPRTGKHSPAGTSRRAESGYDSVPRDSDASSLDSYPTRRAAVARAHAKKHTTAKYKQHSDRSFCSWLRNPFTCKYADTDPEISDF
- the LOC125052332 gene encoding kinesin-like protein CG14535 isoform X2, which produces MASFSHQETQSSPAKELPRSTKCSGGSPHRERRRREEEPQASGFSGALHRTPPHPPPALLRRLGVKEPTGVGKVKVMLRVGASGEGPFTSGTQTFSLDKRKKQVTLCETAPGASAPEDRKVGVAAPKMFAFDAIFSQDDSQIEISSSALTDVIHAVINGTDGCLFCFGHAGLGKSYTMLGRPDASSLGVIPCAISWLFRGIAEQRHKCGTRFSVRVSAVELCTNTNQIRDLLAPYHNDTEQSPGVYLRDDPLFGTHLQNQSELRVHSAEKAAFYLDAALQTRGAREEGKDSHLLYTLHVYQYSVGGKGAVAGGRSRLHLIDLGNSERGKTNGGIPLSGLGNILLAIFNGQRHLPYRDHNLTHVLKECLGSLTCHTAMIVHVSPNVQSYTDTLTTLQLASRVHRLRRRKIKYPSNNNAGSGGSSGEDASKPSSSEPDPSSSDLSADTVIYVGPLDDATDGEHPPVYIPHISSGDIKSSLSKTLRGSILDQKHKSALSKVVEEKSPVHKLYATPKSSPLKTALPSAYTPKSSPLHTAIPKAVPIKKAMPKHAEDGKSTSDEQWIDGPRISKSKLAEARHNIIKETQGNKKETWIDGPMQESKLPLQFESVPIPPNVNSVSLQLGILNSYTGENIGYGYMDNHKKNMIRKWVENQTCQIQKSRHNSPSHKPQQPSKESSSKLPDENEATHRMEATKDSRRIHVEESTIRTGLKAGSKSIAIEEENFCPPDASTSSKKVSGQTKSIAKSEVDEDDDSEELAEIPPALPLIQPSSLSSREVSMESLDSKYKERMRMGDEIVSNHSRDIDHHGMSKGPADDEDEILEIIEVEEPLEPVPMQDCCLQVTEEDIAFCMGLTNFEGDDDEDHPLRILSQENLTVASTFTDTLSLYSEVERQIRNEAYLRQTMEFYAQTFGENPDINPHASLPTSRSRIDDLIELTEMYGPRKLSDGNSFAATRIAPQFQSMSLCNVRDTDDYHADGSVYSEPAYRPSDKICDSCKRTMSRPGSVVGECEVYQNLEIAHNDCYGPFERYRGNDITDARIASLRHPDGASDPNLREENRIPGNGAPSSTFRELKSNLHLEVKPPAVTVEPRSEKGDKGVARVIASSKQDGYDSGHESTPRTGKHSPAGTSRRAESGYDSVPRDSDASSLDSYPTRRAAVARAHAKKHTTAKYKQHSDRSFCSWLRNPFTCKYADTDPEISDF